One Notolabrus celidotus isolate fNotCel1 chromosome 18, fNotCel1.pri, whole genome shotgun sequence DNA window includes the following coding sequences:
- the LOC117830202 gene encoding glycylpeptide N-tetradecanoyltransferase 2-like isoform X3, with translation MAKKRQMICESNVTHGPIVVGETSVRKEPFSLPQGFFWDTLDLSSPTVMTELCTLLNGNYMEEDDNTIRYDFSPDYLKWALQPPNWLVQWNCGVRVNSNNKLVGFIAAVPAEVRIYEMEKRIVQVKLLCVHKKLRLKRMTPVLIRELTRRVNQQEIYQAVYTAGIVLPTPLSSCRFWHRPLNPRKLTDVDFPGLRQNMNLQRALKFNRLPEVTKTPGLRPMTKKDVAGVRSLLQSHLCKFHLSPVFSEQEVEHWLLPRENVIDTYVVERGDGTLTDVVSFHSTTYKVLNHPVHSGLKVAILFYIASTSTDAVDLMEDTLVLAKSTGFDIFSALDVMDNKSFLEKLKFSVHESSLHYYLYNWKCPNISPDKVGLLLPN, from the exons ATGGCAAAAAAACGACAAATGATAT GTGAAAGTAATGTGACTCATGGCCCAATAGTAGTGGGTGAAACCAGTGTCCGAAAGGAACCATTCTCACTACCTCAGGGTTTCTTCTGGGACACCCTAGACCTCAGCAGTCCTACTGTG ATGACAGAGCTTTGCACTCTACTCAATGGAAACTACATGGAGGAGGATGACAACACAATCAGATATGACTTCTCTCCAGACTATCTCAAATG GGCTTTACAACCTCCTAACTGGCTGGTCCAGTGGAACTGTGGTGTGCGAGTAAACTCCAATAACAAGCTGGTAGGCTTCATTGCTGctgttcctgcagaagtccGCATTTATGAGAT GGAGAAGCGGATAGTACAGGTCAAACTGCTGTGTGTTCATAAGAAACTGCGCCTCAAGCGGATGACTCCAGTTCTGATCCGAGAGCTCACCAGACGGGTCAACCAGCAGGAAATCTACCAGGCAGTCTACACAGCTGGCATAGTGCTGCCTACACCTTTAAGCTCCTGCAG ATTCTGGCACCGTCCCCTGAATCCACGAAAGTTGACTGATGTGGACTTCCCAGGTCTGAGGCAGAACATGAACCTGCAAAGAGCTCTCAAATTCAACCGTCTGCCTGAG GTGACAAAGACCCCTGGCCTGCGCCCGATGACTAAAAAAGATGTTGCTGGAGTACGCTCTCTTCTCCAGTCACACCTCTGCAAGTTTCACCTCAGCCCCGTCTTTTCTGAGCAGGAAGTGGAGCACTGGCTGCTGCCGAGGGAGAATGTGATTGACACCTATGTGGTTGAG AGAGGTGACGGCACACTGACGGACGTGGTGAGTTTCCACAGCACTACCTACAAGGTCTTAAATCACCCGGTCCACTCTGGGTTGAAAGTAGCCATTCTCTTTTACATCGCCTCGACTTCTACAGATGCGGTCGATCTCATGGAGGACACACTGGTGCTGGCTAAATCT ACAGGTTTTGACATCTTCTCTGCTCTGGACGTGATGGATAACAAGAGTTTCCTCGAGAAGCTCAAGTTCAGCGTCCACGAGTCAAGCCTCCACTACTACCTGTACAACTGGAAGTGTCCTAACATAAGCCCAGACAAG GTGGGATTGTTGTTACCAAACTGA
- the LOC117830202 gene encoding glycylpeptide N-tetradecanoyltransferase 2-like isoform X1: protein MTDSSSVNQGQTEDGDGGSKRSKKKQKTGENWRQEGPRDPFAMLDALPEKKQQEIQRALHLFSLGPSLPKTLQQAKNHTYHFWDTQPVPRLGESNVTHGPIVVGETSVRKEPFSLPQGFFWDTLDLSSPTVMTELCTLLNGNYMEEDDNTIRYDFSPDYLKWALQPPNWLVQWNCGVRVNSNNKLVGFIAAVPAEVRIYEMEKRIVQVKLLCVHKKLRLKRMTPVLIRELTRRVNQQEIYQAVYTAGIVLPTPLSSCRFWHRPLNPRKLTDVDFPGLRQNMNLQRALKFNRLPEVTKTPGLRPMTKKDVAGVRSLLQSHLCKFHLSPVFSEQEVEHWLLPRENVIDTYVVERGDGTLTDVVSFHSTTYKVLNHPVHSGLKVAILFYIASTSTDAVDLMEDTLVLAKSTGFDIFSALDVMDNKSFLEKLKFSVHESSLHYYLYNWKCPNISPDKVGLLLPN, encoded by the exons ATGACTGACTCAAGCTCTGT AAATCAGGGACAAACAGAAGATGGGGATGGTGGTAGTAAAAGGAgcaaaaagaagcagaagacGGGAGAGAACTGGCGACAAGAAGGACCCAGGGACCCTTTTGCGATG CTGGACGCTCTTCCagagaagaagcagcaggagaTCCAGAGAGCTCTCCACCTCTTCTCACTGGGCCCCAGTCTGCCAAAAACCCTGCAGCAGGCCAAAAATCACACATACCACTTCTGGGACACGCAGCCCGTCCCCAGACTGG GTGAAAGTAATGTGACTCATGGCCCAATAGTAGTGGGTGAAACCAGTGTCCGAAAGGAACCATTCTCACTACCTCAGGGTTTCTTCTGGGACACCCTAGACCTCAGCAGTCCTACTGTG ATGACAGAGCTTTGCACTCTACTCAATGGAAACTACATGGAGGAGGATGACAACACAATCAGATATGACTTCTCTCCAGACTATCTCAAATG GGCTTTACAACCTCCTAACTGGCTGGTCCAGTGGAACTGTGGTGTGCGAGTAAACTCCAATAACAAGCTGGTAGGCTTCATTGCTGctgttcctgcagaagtccGCATTTATGAGAT GGAGAAGCGGATAGTACAGGTCAAACTGCTGTGTGTTCATAAGAAACTGCGCCTCAAGCGGATGACTCCAGTTCTGATCCGAGAGCTCACCAGACGGGTCAACCAGCAGGAAATCTACCAGGCAGTCTACACAGCTGGCATAGTGCTGCCTACACCTTTAAGCTCCTGCAG ATTCTGGCACCGTCCCCTGAATCCACGAAAGTTGACTGATGTGGACTTCCCAGGTCTGAGGCAGAACATGAACCTGCAAAGAGCTCTCAAATTCAACCGTCTGCCTGAG GTGACAAAGACCCCTGGCCTGCGCCCGATGACTAAAAAAGATGTTGCTGGAGTACGCTCTCTTCTCCAGTCACACCTCTGCAAGTTTCACCTCAGCCCCGTCTTTTCTGAGCAGGAAGTGGAGCACTGGCTGCTGCCGAGGGAGAATGTGATTGACACCTATGTGGTTGAG AGAGGTGACGGCACACTGACGGACGTGGTGAGTTTCCACAGCACTACCTACAAGGTCTTAAATCACCCGGTCCACTCTGGGTTGAAAGTAGCCATTCTCTTTTACATCGCCTCGACTTCTACAGATGCGGTCGATCTCATGGAGGACACACTGGTGCTGGCTAAATCT ACAGGTTTTGACATCTTCTCTGCTCTGGACGTGATGGATAACAAGAGTTTCCTCGAGAAGCTCAAGTTCAGCGTCCACGAGTCAAGCCTCCACTACTACCTGTACAACTGGAAGTGTCCTAACATAAGCCCAGACAAG GTGGGATTGTTGTTACCAAACTGA
- the LOC117830202 gene encoding glycylpeptide N-tetradecanoyltransferase 2-like isoform X2, whose product MTDSSSVNQGQTEDGDGGSKRSKKKQKTGENWRQEGPRDPFAMLDALPEKKQQEIQRALHLFSLGPSLPKTLQQAKNHTYHFWDTQPVPRLGESNVTHGPIVVGETSVRKEPFSLPQGFFWDTLDLSSPTVMTELCTLLNGNYMEEDDNTIRYDFSPDYLKWALQPPNWLVQWNCGVRVNSNNKLVGFIAAVPAEVRIYEMEKRIVQVKLLCVHKKLRLKRMTPVLIRELTRRVNQQEIYQAVYTAGIVLPTPLSSCRFWHRPLNPRKLTDVDFPGLRQNMNLQRALKFNRLPEVTKTPGLRPMTKKDVAGVRSLLQSHLCKFHLSPVFSEQEVEHWLLPRENVIDTYVVERGDGTLTDVMRSISWRTHWCWLNLQVLTSSLLWT is encoded by the exons ATGACTGACTCAAGCTCTGT AAATCAGGGACAAACAGAAGATGGGGATGGTGGTAGTAAAAGGAgcaaaaagaagcagaagacGGGAGAGAACTGGCGACAAGAAGGACCCAGGGACCCTTTTGCGATG CTGGACGCTCTTCCagagaagaagcagcaggagaTCCAGAGAGCTCTCCACCTCTTCTCACTGGGCCCCAGTCTGCCAAAAACCCTGCAGCAGGCCAAAAATCACACATACCACTTCTGGGACACGCAGCCCGTCCCCAGACTGG GTGAAAGTAATGTGACTCATGGCCCAATAGTAGTGGGTGAAACCAGTGTCCGAAAGGAACCATTCTCACTACCTCAGGGTTTCTTCTGGGACACCCTAGACCTCAGCAGTCCTACTGTG ATGACAGAGCTTTGCACTCTACTCAATGGAAACTACATGGAGGAGGATGACAACACAATCAGATATGACTTCTCTCCAGACTATCTCAAATG GGCTTTACAACCTCCTAACTGGCTGGTCCAGTGGAACTGTGGTGTGCGAGTAAACTCCAATAACAAGCTGGTAGGCTTCATTGCTGctgttcctgcagaagtccGCATTTATGAGAT GGAGAAGCGGATAGTACAGGTCAAACTGCTGTGTGTTCATAAGAAACTGCGCCTCAAGCGGATGACTCCAGTTCTGATCCGAGAGCTCACCAGACGGGTCAACCAGCAGGAAATCTACCAGGCAGTCTACACAGCTGGCATAGTGCTGCCTACACCTTTAAGCTCCTGCAG ATTCTGGCACCGTCCCCTGAATCCACGAAAGTTGACTGATGTGGACTTCCCAGGTCTGAGGCAGAACATGAACCTGCAAAGAGCTCTCAAATTCAACCGTCTGCCTGAG GTGACAAAGACCCCTGGCCTGCGCCCGATGACTAAAAAAGATGTTGCTGGAGTACGCTCTCTTCTCCAGTCACACCTCTGCAAGTTTCACCTCAGCCCCGTCTTTTCTGAGCAGGAAGTGGAGCACTGGCTGCTGCCGAGGGAGAATGTGATTGACACCTATGTGGTTGAG AGAGGTGACGGCACACTGACGGACGTG ATGCGGTCGATCTCATGGAGGACACACTGGTGCTGGCTAAATCT ACAGGTTTTGACATCTTCTCTGCTCTGGACGTGA